In a single window of the Microbacterium sp. SL75 genome:
- a CDS encoding DNA polymerase III subunit gamma/tau, translating to MSTPRDDDALSWGGDDDPTLDVGEKHAPTRPAGGEPRVEAEPLEPLQPEAPAAAPVTRHPEPAPSEPTAVEVTEGEDPDAAHAAPLGNVGLVGIGMVAATFLLFAIGWLLAGLRLNGLGLPIPSVTVIALTIGAALAPVVWFVAVLALTRSWRTWQRFLLLIVGIVLLVPWPFLSLGAFA from the coding sequence GTGAGCACTCCGCGCGATGACGACGCCCTGTCCTGGGGCGGTGACGACGACCCCACCCTCGACGTCGGTGAGAAACATGCGCCGACGCGTCCCGCCGGCGGTGAGCCGCGGGTCGAAGCCGAGCCCCTCGAGCCTCTGCAGCCCGAAGCGCCTGCCGCGGCGCCGGTCACCCGGCATCCCGAGCCTGCCCCTTCCGAGCCGACCGCCGTCGAGGTGACCGAGGGCGAGGACCCGGATGCCGCCCACGCGGCACCCCTCGGAAACGTGGGCCTCGTCGGGATCGGCATGGTGGCGGCGACCTTCCTGCTGTTCGCGATCGGATGGCTGCTCGCGGGGCTGCGCTTGAACGGACTGGGGCTTCCCATCCCGTCGGTGACGGTGATCGCGCTCACCATCGGCGCGGCTCTCGCGCCCGTCGTCTGGTTCGTCGCCGTGCTCGCGCTGACGCGCAGCTGGCGCACGTGGCAGCGCTTCCTGTTGCTCATCGTCGGTATCGTGCTGCTCGTTCCCTGGCCGTTCCTGTCGTTGGGAGCCTTCGCATGA
- a CDS encoding bacitracin resistance protein produces MSTAARTRHLPTWLLVAISGLFGLFYAYVVWSSVALLVQQVNGPLGLNGLGWFVYILPIVFPLLAFGIAFAIGQRRKAGELAIALLAGLTLSAAFWLAVVGYGTTSYGLYGG; encoded by the coding sequence ATGAGCACTGCCGCCCGTACCCGCCACCTGCCGACCTGGCTGCTCGTGGCCATCTCCGGTCTCTTCGGTCTCTTCTACGCCTACGTCGTGTGGAGTTCGGTCGCCCTGCTCGTCCAGCAGGTCAACGGCCCGCTCGGGCTCAACGGCCTGGGCTGGTTCGTGTACATCCTGCCGATCGTGTTCCCGCTCCTCGCCTTCGGTATCGCCTTCGCGATCGGCCAGCGCCGTAAGGCGGGGGAGCTCGCCATCGCTCTGCTCGCGGGGCTGACGCTGTCGGCGGCGTTCTGGCTCGCCGTCGTGGGCTACGGCACGACCTCGTACGGGCTGTACGGCGGCTGA
- the serA gene encoding phosphoglycerate dehydrogenase, producing MTKPVVLIAEELSPATIDALGPDFDVRSVDGTDRPALLSALAEAHAVLVRSATQIDAEALAAAPSLKVVARAGVGLDNVDIKSATAAGVMVVNAPTSNIISAAELTVGHVLSLARRIPAAHASLAQGLWKRSSFTGTELFEKTIGIIGLGRIGALIAARLQGFDMRVIAYDPYVTAARAQQLGVQLVSLDELLEQSDFVTIHMPKTPETTGMIGAEQLRRMKKTAYVINVARGGLIDEEALFEALTGGEIAGAGLDVFSTEPPAEGGPARKLLDLPNVVVTPHLGASTEEAQEKAGVSVARSVKLALEGDLVPDAVNVAGGAIDPFVRPGIALVEMLGQFFSGLADSALTSLDIEVHGELAQYDVSVYRLAALKGYFSRIVSESVSYVNAPLFAEQRGVEARLVVEAESPLYRNITILRGTLADGSTLEVAGTLAGTRMVPKVVSINGYEIEVPIEQHHVVMRYADRPGIVAIYGQKLGEAGINIAGLQVAAPDATGRALSVLTVDSPVPDEILGAMREAVGADLFRQIDIVEG from the coding sequence GTGACGAAGCCCGTCGTGCTCATCGCCGAAGAACTCTCTCCCGCCACGATCGACGCGCTCGGCCCCGACTTCGACGTGCGCAGCGTCGACGGGACCGATCGCCCCGCATTGCTCTCGGCCCTGGCCGAGGCGCACGCGGTTCTCGTGCGCTCGGCCACCCAGATCGATGCCGAGGCCCTCGCGGCCGCGCCGTCTCTCAAGGTCGTCGCTCGCGCCGGTGTCGGCCTCGACAACGTCGACATCAAGTCGGCCACCGCGGCCGGCGTCATGGTCGTCAACGCGCCGACCTCGAACATCATCTCGGCAGCCGAGCTCACCGTCGGGCACGTGCTGAGCCTCGCTCGCCGCATCCCCGCGGCGCACGCCTCGCTCGCCCAGGGCCTCTGGAAGCGCAGCTCGTTCACCGGCACCGAGCTGTTCGAGAAGACCATCGGCATCATCGGCCTCGGCCGCATCGGTGCACTCATCGCGGCGCGCCTGCAGGGCTTCGACATGCGTGTCATCGCGTACGACCCCTACGTCACCGCCGCTCGGGCGCAGCAGCTCGGCGTTCAGCTCGTGTCACTCGACGAACTGCTCGAGCAGAGCGACTTCGTCACGATCCACATGCCGAAGACGCCCGAGACGACCGGCATGATCGGTGCCGAGCAGCTGCGCCGCATGAAGAAGACCGCGTACGTCATCAACGTCGCCCGCGGAGGTCTCATCGACGAGGAGGCGCTCTTCGAGGCGCTCACCGGCGGCGAGATCGCCGGAGCGGGTCTCGACGTGTTCTCGACCGAGCCCCCGGCCGAGGGTGGCCCCGCGCGCAAGCTCCTCGACCTCCCCAACGTCGTGGTCACTCCGCACCTCGGCGCGAGCACCGAGGAGGCGCAGGAAAAGGCCGGCGTCTCGGTCGCGCGCTCGGTCAAGCTGGCGCTCGAGGGAGACCTCGTCCCGGATGCCGTGAACGTCGCCGGTGGCGCGATCGACCCGTTCGTTCGCCCCGGTATCGCCCTCGTCGAGATGCTCGGACAGTTCTTCAGCGGTCTCGCCGACAGCGCTCTCACGAGCCTCGACATCGAGGTGCACGGAGAGCTCGCGCAGTACGACGTGAGCGTCTACCGCCTCGCCGCGCTCAAGGGGTACTTCAGCCGTATCGTCAGCGAGAGCGTGTCGTACGTCAACGCCCCGCTGTTCGCCGAGCAGCGCGGTGTCGAGGCGCGCCTGGTCGTCGAGGCCGAGAGCCCGCTGTACCGCAACATCACGATCCTCCGCGGCACGCTGGCCGACGGGTCGACCCTCGAGGTCGCGGGCACGCTCGCCGGCACGCGGATGGTGCCGAAGGTCGTCTCGATCAACGGCTACGAGATCGAGGTGCCCATCGAGCAGCACCACGTCGTCATGCGCTACGCCGATCGCCCCGGCATCGTCGCCATCTACGGCCAGAAGCTGGGCGAGGCGGGCATCAACATCGCGGGTCTCCAGGTGGCGGCTCCGGATGCCACGGGCCGGGCGCTCTCGGTGCTCACCGTCGATTCGCCGGTCCCCGACGAGATCCTCGGTGCGATGCGCGAGGCCGTCGGCGCCGACCTGTTCCGCCAGATCGACATCGTCGAGGGCTGA
- a CDS encoding TetR/AcrR family transcriptional regulator, producing MSRPPLAREAVLDAFSRILVDEGERAATMDATARAAGVSKGGLLYHFSSKSALEAALVERLERLAEEDVAEIERSNEGVVAAHLRSSQNTGSPLDLTILAVSRLAQNGSDAASASLRRVRELWEESLRAHTRDDTALQMVLLVSDGLYFNAVLDLNAVAGPALEGADLDALIARVVASAT from the coding sequence ATGAGCCGCCCCCCTCTCGCCCGCGAAGCCGTCCTCGACGCCTTCAGCCGCATCCTCGTCGACGAGGGTGAGCGCGCCGCGACGATGGATGCCACTGCTCGCGCAGCCGGGGTGTCGAAGGGTGGTCTGCTCTATCACTTCAGTTCGAAGAGCGCTCTCGAGGCGGCGCTCGTGGAGCGGCTCGAGCGGCTCGCCGAGGAAGACGTCGCCGAAATCGAGAGGTCGAACGAGGGCGTCGTCGCGGCGCACCTGCGCTCGTCGCAGAACACCGGCTCCCCCCTCGACCTGACGATCCTCGCGGTGTCACGCCTCGCGCAGAACGGCAGCGATGCCGCCTCGGCATCCCTCCGACGAGTTCGAGAGCTCTGGGAAGAGAGCCTTCGCGCACACACCCGCGACGACACGGCGCTGCAGATGGTGCTGCTGGTGAGCGACGGCCTGTACTTCAACGCCGTCCTCGATCTGAACGCGGTCGCCGGTCCGGCACTCGAAGGAGCGGACCTCGACGCACTGATCGCCCGAGTCGTCGCCTCGGCGACCTAG
- a CDS encoding MFS transporter — MLTSSLPTSEITVARAGWRGWFALTVLMLPVLLVSVDNTVLSFALPEIALSLRPSSIEQLWIIDVYPLVLAGLLVTMGTLGDRFGRRRMLLIGATGFAAVSALSAFAPTAALLITGRALMGVFGAMLMPSTLSLLRSIFRDRDQRRIAIAVWASGFSAGAALGPIVGGFLLEHFTWGSVFLMAVPVLVPLLVLAPFFVPESRDPKPGRFDPLSVVLSLATMVPIVYGIKKLAVDGPMSLAPVLFVIGVVFGWLFVRRQRRLATPMLDMTLFRQGTFSGAILVNLLSVVGLVGFLYFVAQHLQLVVGLSPMVAGFALLPGLVLMIIAGLVVVPVAKRFAPRIVVPVALSFSVVAYIMVALSTSDLTLLIVAFALLGVGIGAAETVSNELILSSAPSAKAGAASAVSETAYEVGAVLGTAVLGGILAAFYRAQLVLPAGLPDAAAHAARETLAGAVSVADTLDDVALAEALRAAAAYAFDSGVVVTALIGAALIVVAAVVAATTLGGSRSASKK, encoded by the coding sequence ATGCTCACCTCGTCGTTGCCCACCTCGGAGATCACCGTGGCTCGCGCCGGGTGGCGTGGATGGTTCGCACTGACGGTGCTCATGCTTCCCGTGTTGCTCGTCTCGGTCGACAACACGGTCCTGAGCTTCGCGTTGCCCGAGATCGCGCTGTCTCTGCGCCCCTCGAGCATCGAACAGCTGTGGATCATCGACGTCTACCCGCTCGTGCTCGCCGGGCTTCTCGTGACCATGGGCACCCTGGGCGACCGCTTCGGACGTCGCCGCATGCTGTTGATCGGGGCGACCGGCTTCGCGGCCGTGTCCGCGCTGTCGGCGTTCGCGCCCACCGCGGCCCTGCTGATCACGGGCCGCGCGCTCATGGGTGTCTTCGGCGCCATGCTCATGCCGTCGACCCTCTCGTTGCTGCGGAGCATCTTCCGCGACCGTGACCAGCGTCGAATCGCGATCGCCGTCTGGGCCTCCGGTTTCTCGGCGGGAGCGGCCCTGGGCCCCATCGTCGGCGGCTTCCTGCTCGAGCACTTCACGTGGGGTTCCGTCTTCCTCATGGCCGTGCCGGTACTCGTACCGCTCCTCGTCCTCGCCCCGTTCTTCGTGCCCGAGAGCCGCGACCCGAAGCCGGGCCGGTTCGACCCCCTCAGCGTCGTCCTCTCGCTCGCGACCATGGTGCCGATCGTCTACGGCATCAAGAAGCTCGCCGTCGACGGTCCGATGTCGCTGGCCCCGGTGCTCTTCGTCATCGGAGTGGTCTTCGGGTGGTTGTTCGTCCGCCGCCAGCGCCGTTTGGCGACGCCCATGCTCGACATGACACTGTTCCGCCAGGGCACGTTCTCGGGTGCGATCCTGGTCAACCTGCTCAGCGTCGTGGGCCTGGTCGGCTTCCTCTACTTCGTCGCCCAGCACCTGCAGTTGGTGGTCGGCCTCTCGCCGATGGTCGCGGGCTTCGCCCTGTTGCCCGGCCTCGTGCTCATGATCATCGCGGGGCTCGTGGTGGTCCCCGTGGCCAAGCGCTTCGCGCCGCGGATCGTTGTGCCCGTCGCTCTGTCGTTCTCGGTCGTCGCGTACATCATGGTCGCCCTCTCGACGTCCGACCTGACGCTGTTGATCGTCGCCTTCGCGCTGCTGGGTGTCGGCATCGGCGCCGCCGAGACCGTCTCGAACGAGCTGATCCTCTCCAGTGCCCCCTCGGCGAAGGCGGGTGCGGCCAGCGCGGTCTCCGAGACCGCCTATGAGGTCGGCGCCGTCCTCGGCACCGCCGTGCTCGGCGGCATCCTCGCCGCGTTCTACCGGGCGCAGCTCGTTCTGCCCGCCGGGCTTCCGGATGCCGCGGCTCACGCTGCCCGCGAGACCCTCGCCGGAGCGGTCTCCGTCGCCGACACCCTCGACGACGTCGCGCTGGCCGAGGCCCTGCGCGCCGCCGCCGCCTACGCCTTCGACTCGGGCGTCGTCGTCACCGCCCTCATCGGCGCGGCGCTGATCGTCGTGGCCGCGGTCGTCGCTGCCACTACCCTGGGAGGATCCCGCAGCGCGTCGAAGAAGTGA
- a CDS encoding 3-isopropylmalate dehydrogenase, which translates to MSRVVKLAVIPGDGIGPEVVAEAVKVLDAVTAGSDVSFDKTPFSLGAGRFLETGDTLTDDDLAAIAAHDAILLGAVGGVPGDPRLKDANIERGLLLKLRFELEHYVNLRPSKLYPGATGPLAEPGEIDFVVVREGTEGPYVGNGGSIRRGTPHEVANETSVNTAYGVERVVRYAFALAERRRHTLTLVHKTNVLVHAGGMWKRIVDAVASEFPGVDVDYLHVDAATIFLVTNPSRFDVIVTDNLFGDILTDLAGAVTGGIGLAASGNINPDGAFPSMFEPVHGSAPDIAGSQKADPTAAILSVALLLDHLGLTDEAARVTRAVEDDIASRDGVRTTAQIGDAIAERVQA; encoded by the coding sequence ATGTCGCGTGTCGTGAAGCTGGCCGTCATCCCCGGTGACGGCATCGGTCCCGAGGTCGTCGCCGAGGCCGTGAAGGTGCTCGACGCCGTCACCGCCGGATCCGACGTGTCGTTCGACAAGACGCCGTTCTCGCTGGGGGCCGGCCGCTTCCTCGAGACCGGAGACACTCTCACCGACGACGACCTCGCCGCGATCGCCGCACACGACGCGATCCTGCTCGGCGCCGTCGGGGGAGTGCCCGGCGACCCCCGCCTGAAAGACGCGAACATCGAGCGCGGCCTGCTGCTCAAACTCCGCTTCGAGCTCGAACACTACGTCAACCTGCGCCCGTCGAAGCTCTACCCGGGAGCCACCGGCCCGCTTGCGGAGCCGGGCGAGATCGACTTCGTCGTGGTGCGCGAAGGAACGGAAGGGCCGTACGTCGGCAACGGCGGATCTATCCGCCGCGGCACGCCCCACGAGGTCGCGAACGAGACCTCGGTCAACACCGCCTACGGCGTCGAGCGCGTGGTCCGCTACGCCTTCGCTCTCGCCGAGCGCCGCCGCCACACGCTCACGCTCGTGCACAAGACGAATGTGCTCGTGCACGCGGGTGGCATGTGGAAGCGGATCGTGGATGCCGTGGCTTCCGAGTTCCCCGGGGTCGACGTAGACTACCTGCACGTCGACGCGGCAACCATCTTCCTGGTCACGAACCCGAGCCGCTTCGACGTGATCGTCACCGACAACCTCTTCGGCGACATCCTGACCGACCTGGCCGGCGCCGTCACCGGTGGCATCGGCCTCGCCGCTTCGGGCAACATCAACCCCGACGGCGCGTTCCCCTCGATGTTCGAGCCCGTGCACGGTTCGGCGCCCGACATCGCGGGAAGCCAAAAGGCCGACCCCACGGCCGCGATCCTCTCCGTCGCCCTCCTGCTCGACCACCTCGGGCTCACCGACGAGGCCGCCCGCGTGACCCGCGCGGTCGAGGACGACATCGCCAGCCGCGACGGGGTCCGCACCACCGCCCAGATCGGCGACGCCATCGCCGAGCGCGTCCAGGCGTAA
- a CDS encoding branched-chain amino acid aminotransferase, which produces MTTIDTDPDTGLEPLEFSVTRNLAAKNAADRDAILANPGFGQSFTDHMVDICWSVRGGWHRPRVSPYGPISLDPAAAVLHYGQEIFEGIKAYRHADGSVHTFRPDQNGRRLQRSARRLALPELPVPYFLQSLKELIALDGAWVPSGDDQSLYLRPFMFAKEAFLGVRPAHKVAYYLIASPAGAYFKGGVKPVSIWLSEDYSRAGKGGTGAAKTGGNYAASLLPQSEAYENECDQVVFLDQDRNVEELGGMNVVFVYKDGTIVTPQSDSILEGITRDSLLQLARDRGHHVVGRNVSLDEWREGVASGDIVEVFACGTAAVVTPIGVLKGRDFIDEQPTGTLALELREELTNIQYGRAEDKHGWLYRLDA; this is translated from the coding sequence ATGACCACCATCGACACCGATCCCGACACCGGACTCGAGCCCCTCGAGTTCTCCGTCACGCGCAACCTCGCCGCCAAGAACGCGGCCGACCGCGACGCGATCCTCGCCAACCCCGGCTTCGGGCAGAGCTTCACCGACCACATGGTCGACATCTGCTGGTCGGTTCGCGGCGGCTGGCACCGCCCGCGCGTCTCGCCCTACGGTCCGATCTCGCTCGACCCCGCCGCGGCGGTGCTGCACTACGGCCAGGAGATCTTCGAGGGCATCAAGGCCTACCGCCACGCCGACGGCTCGGTTCACACCTTCCGCCCCGACCAGAACGGCCGCCGTCTGCAGCGTTCGGCCCGCCGACTCGCGCTCCCCGAGCTGCCGGTGCCGTACTTCCTGCAGTCGCTCAAGGAGCTCATCGCCCTCGACGGCGCGTGGGTCCCCTCGGGCGACGACCAGAGCCTGTATCTGCGCCCGTTCATGTTCGCGAAAGAGGCGTTCCTCGGCGTCCGCCCCGCGCACAAGGTCGCCTACTACCTGATCGCCAGTCCCGCCGGCGCCTACTTCAAGGGCGGGGTGAAGCCCGTCTCGATCTGGCTCAGCGAGGACTACTCGCGTGCCGGTAAGGGCGGCACGGGTGCGGCCAAGACCGGCGGCAACTACGCCGCGAGTCTGCTTCCTCAGTCCGAGGCGTACGAGAACGAGTGCGACCAGGTCGTCTTCCTCGACCAGGACCGCAACGTCGAAGAGCTCGGCGGCATGAACGTCGTCTTCGTCTACAAGGACGGCACGATCGTCACACCGCAGTCCGACTCGATCCTCGAGGGAATCACGCGCGACTCGCTCCTGCAGCTCGCACGCGACCGCGGTCACCACGTTGTGGGACGCAACGTCTCGCTCGACGAGTGGCGCGAGGGAGTGGCATCCGGAGACATCGTCGAGGTGTTCGCGTGCGGCACCGCCGCGGTCGTCACCCCGATCGGCGTGCTCAAGGGTCGCGACTTCATCGACGAGCAGCCCACCGGCACGCTCGCGCTCGAACTGCGCGAGGAACTCACGAACATCCAGTACGGCCGCGCCGAAGACAAGCACGGCTGGCTGTACCGCCTCGACGCATAA
- a CDS encoding fumarylacetoacetate hydrolase family protein: MKIARFSYQDAIRYGIVDEGELVVLAGDPMFAGFDTTGERVPLADVVLLAPVIPRSKVVCIGKNYHDHAAEMGGEAPAEPLMFLKPNTSVVGPDDVIVRPTSLSSHTDYEGELAVVIGRIAKNVPAERASGYIFGYTVANDITARDLQRTDGQWSRAKGFDTFCPVGPVIETDLDLDAARITTRVNGEVRQQGPVSDMIHGIGALVAYASAVFTLLPGDLILTGTPAGVGPFEAGDTIEVEVSGIGILRNTARDA; this comes from the coding sequence GTGAAGATCGCTCGATTCAGCTATCAGGATGCCATTCGCTACGGAATCGTCGACGAGGGCGAGCTCGTGGTCCTCGCCGGAGACCCGATGTTCGCCGGGTTCGACACGACGGGCGAGCGCGTGCCTCTGGCCGACGTGGTCCTGCTCGCGCCGGTAATCCCGCGTTCGAAGGTCGTCTGCATCGGCAAGAATTACCACGATCACGCCGCGGAGATGGGTGGCGAGGCGCCGGCCGAACCGCTGATGTTCCTCAAGCCGAACACGTCGGTCGTCGGCCCGGACGACGTCATCGTGCGCCCCACGAGCCTGAGCTCGCACACCGACTACGAGGGCGAGCTCGCCGTCGTGATCGGCCGCATCGCGAAGAACGTTCCCGCCGAGCGCGCGAGCGGCTACATCTTCGGCTACACGGTCGCCAACGACATCACGGCACGCGATCTGCAGCGCACCGACGGCCAATGGTCGCGCGCAAAGGGCTTCGACACCTTCTGCCCCGTGGGCCCGGTGATCGAGACCGACCTCGACCTCGACGCGGCCCGGATCACGACGCGCGTCAACGGCGAGGTGCGTCAGCAGGGCCCGGTCTCCGACATGATCCACGGCATCGGCGCGCTCGTCGCCTACGCCTCCGCGGTGTTCACGCTCCTCCCCGGCGACCTCATCCTCACGGGCACGCCGGCCGGCGTCGGTCCGTTCGAAGCGGGCGACACTATTGAGGTCGAGGTGAGTGGCATCGGCATTCTGCGCAACACGGCGCGCGATGCCTGA
- a CDS encoding MFS transporter, translating into MPDSRVAAGAVLTERDLAVTQRRTVCVLAAGQVLTGVAFGATLSLGALLAADLSGQEALSGLATASVTLGAALTAIPLARLAGRRGRRVALTTGNVAALVGIAVVIAAAALRLFPLLLVGIALIGAGNAATLQSRFAATDLARTARRGRDLATVVWATTIGGVVGPLLLAPGELIGASVGMPRLTGAYLFSFAAQVCAFALYVLVLRPDPLLLAQRLERDASASVTASAPQADRPGLARFAILAVAASHVTMASVMAMTPVHLSHIVAPDAVTFAVGITIAAHVFGMYGLSPVFGALADRLGRIGVIVLGQVLLAASLAVAATLPDSQAGVLVALVLLGLGWSAATVSGSALLTEATPLALRPRRQGRSDTLMTACAAVGSVLAGLVLGAVGYEGLALWALVPVAAVCVGAVVVGRSRASA; encoded by the coding sequence ATGCCTGATTCCCGTGTGGCGGCGGGGGCGGTGCTCACCGAGCGCGACCTCGCCGTCACGCAGCGCCGCACGGTCTGCGTGCTGGCAGCGGGGCAGGTGCTCACGGGCGTCGCCTTCGGGGCGACCCTCTCGCTCGGAGCGCTCCTCGCCGCCGACCTGTCGGGGCAGGAGGCCCTTTCGGGCCTGGCCACGGCCTCGGTCACGCTGGGTGCGGCCCTCACGGCGATCCCGCTCGCCCGGCTGGCCGGTCGTCGAGGCCGCCGGGTGGCGCTCACCACGGGCAACGTCGCGGCCCTGGTCGGCATCGCCGTGGTCATCGCGGCCGCCGCACTCCGGCTCTTCCCCCTGCTGCTGGTGGGGATCGCGCTCATCGGCGCGGGGAACGCCGCGACCCTGCAGTCGCGTTTCGCCGCCACCGACCTCGCCCGCACCGCCCGCCGCGGGCGTGACCTGGCCACGGTGGTCTGGGCCACCACGATCGGCGGAGTGGTCGGCCCCCTGTTGCTCGCGCCCGGCGAGCTCATCGGAGCCAGCGTCGGGATGCCGCGCCTGACCGGCGCCTACCTCTTCTCGTTCGCCGCCCAGGTCTGCGCCTTCGCGTTGTACGTGCTCGTCCTGCGGCCCGACCCGCTGTTGCTGGCCCAACGTCTGGAACGGGACGCCTCGGCATCCGTCACCGCTTCCGCACCGCAGGCGGATCGACCGGGTCTCGCGCGCTTCGCGATACTGGCCGTCGCGGCGTCGCACGTGACCATGGCCTCGGTCATGGCGATGACTCCGGTGCACCTCTCGCACATCGTCGCTCCGGATGCCGTGACCTTCGCCGTCGGCATCACGATCGCCGCACACGTGTTCGGGATGTACGGCCTCTCACCCGTGTTCGGTGCTCTGGCCGATCGTCTCGGCCGCATCGGCGTGATCGTCCTCGGTCAGGTGCTGCTCGCGGCGTCGCTGGCGGTTGCGGCGACCCTGCCCGACTCGCAGGCCGGTGTGCTCGTCGCCCTCGTGCTGCTCGGCCTCGGGTGGAGCGCGGCGACCGTCTCGGGATCGGCGCTGCTCACCGAGGCGACGCCTCTCGCGCTTCGCCCGCGCCGTCAGGGCCGCAGCGACACGCTCATGACGGCCTGTGCGGCCGTGGGCTCGGTGCTGGCCGGCCTGGTCCTCGGGGCGGTCGGCTACGAGGGTCTGGCGCTCTGGGCGCTAGTCCCGGTCGCCGCCGTCTGCGTGGGCGCGGTCGTGGTCGGTAGAAGCCGCGCCTCGGCATGA
- a CDS encoding aminotransferase class V-fold PLP-dependent enzyme, producing MSSLASHFAGGRDYLAACTLGLPSRATVAAVRADLESAASGRPDVVAASQAVEQARASYAHLVSCPVGDVAIGSQTSVQVSLLAASVPDGAEVLCAEGDFSSLVAPFAHAGRGVRLRTAPLQELAAAISPDTWLVAFSLVQSATGEVADAAGIAAAAARAGARTLCDLTQAAGWLPVDATMFDATVCHAYKWLCCPRAVSFLTLSPAFAGEIRPVQAGWYSGDDPWSSCYGTGGTLAADARRFDVSPAWQAFVGAAPALALFADADITATYAHVTGLAARFRDGLGLEHPERPSAIVTWPDATGEALAQLTAHGITASGRAGRARVAFHVFNDELDVDRALHALGVRGDEDLSAFDGLVYAI from the coding sequence ATGAGCAGCCTCGCCTCGCACTTCGCCGGTGGCCGCGACTACCTCGCGGCCTGCACCCTCGGCCTGCCCTCGCGCGCCACGGTGGCCGCGGTCCGCGCCGACCTCGAGTCCGCGGCATCCGGACGCCCCGATGTCGTCGCCGCGTCGCAGGCCGTCGAACAGGCCCGGGCCTCGTACGCGCACCTCGTGAGCTGCCCGGTCGGTGACGTCGCGATCGGCTCACAGACGTCGGTGCAGGTCTCGCTCCTCGCCGCATCGGTGCCGGACGGCGCCGAGGTGCTCTGCGCCGAGGGGGACTTCTCGTCTCTCGTCGCCCCCTTCGCTCACGCGGGTCGAGGCGTGCGCCTGCGCACCGCCCCCTTGCAGGAGCTGGCCGCCGCGATCTCTCCCGACACGTGGCTCGTCGCGTTCTCGCTCGTGCAGTCGGCGACCGGAGAGGTCGCGGATGCCGCGGGCATCGCCGCCGCGGCCGCCCGTGCCGGCGCCCGCACGCTCTGCGACCTCACCCAGGCCGCCGGGTGGCTTCCCGTCGACGCGACGATGTTCGATGCGACCGTCTGCCACGCCTACAAGTGGCTCTGCTGCCCGCGCGCGGTGTCGTTCCTCACTCTCTCGCCCGCGTTCGCGGGCGAGATCCGTCCCGTTCAGGCCGGCTGGTACTCCGGCGACGACCCGTGGTCGTCGTGCTACGGCACCGGGGGAACGCTCGCCGCCGATGCCCGCCGGTTCGATGTCTCGCCCGCCTGGCAGGCGTTCGTCGGGGCAGCCCCCGCCCTGGCTCTCTTCGCCGACGCCGACATCACCGCGACCTACGCACACGTGACGGGCCTGGCGGCGCGCTTCCGCGACGGCCTCGGACTCGAACACCCCGAGCGTCCCTCGGCGATCGTCACCTGGCCGGATGCCACGGGCGAAGCGCTCGCTCAGCTCACTGCCCACGGGATCACGGCGTCGGGCCGCGCGGGTCGCGCCCGCGTGGCGTTCCACGTCTTCAACGACGAGCTCGACGTCGACCGGGCGCTGCACGCACTCGGTGTGCGTGGCGACGAGGACCTGTCGGCGTTCGACGGCCTGGTCTACGCGATCTGA